A region from the Bubalus kerabau isolate K-KA32 ecotype Philippines breed swamp buffalo chromosome 23, PCC_UOA_SB_1v2, whole genome shotgun sequence genome encodes:
- the SLX4 gene encoding structure-specific endonuclease subunit SLX4, with protein sequence MMDESDDDFQELCASFFQRVKKNGPKEVSKEKKTQKTSNGTQIRSKPKRTKPTASKSKTPQGAAERKTCPGGQVPRTQKHRAPKRPETAPAPPENTKGGVPTSAVLQDSAWSTQTEATVDSLLQPPPSCLTATAPSPSKPRAAELVLQRMQQFKRADPERLKHASEGCSLEAAPEENVSKGPQDVMAVNGCGPGLPTTESDTAVALALQQELGQEQASTPDDSLEGTGLFFCQICQKNLSAMNVTRRQQHVNRCLDEAEKARSFPTPLIPECPICGKPFLTLKSRISHLKQCAVKMEVGPQLLLQAVRLQEAQPAGASGTPAPSLSDGAGCLKRKGATTKKEPRKRRKVTEPEEPSEDLLVATALSRSETEQKAVPAALRLGNAFAERTRLGAEKKTRKKKAPTTPPQLLVQDAETTGRQIEDRVAQLLSEEVEPSSTPPLPTSRILEEELARGSWALRPPGGPKNLLWEASALTGAGALESFYTASLVPPLVPQWPAKGLTQEPTRLPQPLKLPELSVGTPASAPSTHPVGHSLRSPAPSASQRERQALQDLLELAGEGLPASPCSRDLAGSGGAAGMDLSLGGLPLTGFVLPAKEKYPEEGGQASLALGLLVADFSAMVNNPHLSDIQFQIDSGEVLYAHKFVLYARCPLLMQHINSEAFLAEEDGDLRRQRVLLRDVSAEAAQAFLHYLYAADTVLTPQLAPDLCSLAQRFGVSELVDLCEQVPFVMDAEGGQGKEQEDDADGRVETFRELLHFVWLGEGEGAEDLLKPEGREEDREKVNEEEMEEIYEFAATQRKLLQGEKAPEPEGEADLLGEDGPVLGEILTSEQDKEQPENAEQVESSGQGRDETPAKWGNTRQSTLLPPSNQALNEGEKAEAPEGALAPPCSSSPTQGRAERQESAPLCSADDDNIQQPFSSPQAGYPELSRVTSDWEEGNRTIQEREVEGFHPPVHQQAPPSRSRFFPPQPHQGRSPRQTRPHPRCPSDLSPPIPQLQGTASSMASQNSSPKPKRARRLPLSCEDPGQKDKECSSTLERRGKGVLIFPEKSPPMDLTRSGPGRRSSRPETSSCSVNREDEVILLLDSDEELELEQTKAKSFLNSPLEDKKVLEVSAKSSELFSIIDLDAEQEPPQSPRGSQAPLPQEVEGRRGASTDDSTSDTSWLVPATPLAGGSCDCSSQTQITGLGARPPADPLAPPKPRALLENRDEPEATSKFSVIVPQMSSPHLGPATPGGSDGRRQACSSPSSPRRRRLPCASPLAPRPILGGLTNLPGQLPRCLPPARSPAAQAPVSEVVEVEDSEDEQEAASQQASSSALLDGDPPIPAEDWCWHMEPLSPIPIDHLNLERTGPLSTSSPSSRAEGAPDSRDCRSPALLGTTPIRGSYTGRRKSQEKSSGAGSPGSHGQSFLNSALWDDWNEEDQRSSEAPPLPQTPRTDGPQRSHKLQTPQGADRKKNLPPKVPITPMPRYSIMETPVLKKELDRFGVRPLPKRQMVLKLKEIFQYTHQTLESDSEDEGQSSQLPLEAPCSQTYTTRTSEASRAAGHTQLEAPPGRVPQRSKGPAKTKGPQHHKQQPGGSISTLSVSAAKEEPLDPGGDAQLPASQESTATPVDSGDSCCSSQSSFCEFGAALESVGEEEAGEEVVSASQVAVRAVATEEAVRRYIRSQPALYRKVLLYQPLELAQLQAELKQQGIHVASGKLLDFLDTQCITFTTAATRKEKLAARGKRRQPAGKKRGRARRPAPHSPAPAVSSL encoded by the exons ATGATGGATGAGTCAGATGATGACTTTCAGGAACTCTGTGCCAGCTTTTTCCAAAGGGTGAAAAAGAATGGCCCCAAGGAAGTGTCAAAGgaaaagaagacacaaaagacCTCCAACGGCACCCAGATAAGAAGCAAACCAAAAAGGACCAAACCAACGGCTTCTAAGAGCAAAACCCCGCAAGGCGCCGCTGAGAGGAAAACTTGCCCTGGCGGCCAGGTCCCACGGACTCAAAAGCACAGGGCACCCAAGAGGCCAGAGACTGCACCAGCTCCCCCTGAAAACACCAAGGGAGGTGTACCCACTTCTGCTGTACTCCAGGATAGCGCATGGAGCACCCAGACAG AGGCCACCGTGGACAGCCTCTTGCAgccccctccttcctgcctgACTGCAACGGCGCCAAGTCCTTCCAAACCCAGGGCGGCAGAGCTGGTGCTCCAGCGAATGCAGCAGTTCAAGAGAGCAGACCCTGAGCGCTTAAAACATGCTTCCGAAGGCTGCTCGCTCGAGGCTGCACCTGAAGAAAATGTCTCAAAGGGCCCTCAAGATGTGATGGCGGTGAACG GGTGTGGGCCCGGGCTCCCCACCACAGAAAGCGACACTGCAGTGGCCTTGGCCCTCCAGCAGGAGCTTGGGCAGGAACAGGCGTCCACGCCCGACGACAGCCTGGAGGGGACAGGGTTGTTCTTTTGCCAGATCTGTCAGAAGAACCTCTCAGCCATGAATGTGACACGGAGGCAGCAGCACGTGAACCG GTGCTTGGATGAGGCTGAAAAGGCGCGGAGTTTCCCCACGCCTCTGATCCCTGAGTGCCCCATCTGCGGCAAGCCATTCCTCACCCTGAAGAGCAGAATCAGTCACCTGAAACAGTGTGCGGTGAAGATGGAGGTCGGCCCGCAGCTCCTGCTCCAGGCTGTGCGCCTGCAGGAGGCTCAGCCCGCGGGCGCCTCGGGCACTCCGGCACCCAG CCTCAGCGATGGAGCTGGCTGTCTGAAGCGGAAGGGAGCCACCACCAAGAAGGAGCCACGGAAGAGGCGGAAGGTCACTGAGCCCGAGGAGCCCTCCGAGGACCTGCTGGTGGCCACAGCTCTGTCCCGCTCGGAGACGGAGCAGAAGGCGGTGCCGGCAGCGCTCAGGCTGGGGAATGCTTTTGCAGAGAGGACAAGGCTAGGAGCAG agaagaagacCCGCAAGAAGAAAGCCCCCACAACCCCACCACAGCTGTTAGTCCAGGATGCAGAGACCACGGGCCGGCAAATAGAGGACCGCGTGGCCCAGCTCCTGTCGGAGGAGGTGGAGCCGTCCAGCACGCCGCCGCTCCCCACCAGCAGGATTCTAGAGGAAGAGCTGGCCAGGGGCAGCTGGGCCCTGCGACCGCCCGGGGGGCCGAAGAACCTGCTGTGGGAGGCCAGTGCCCTGACCGGGGCTGGGGCCCTGGAGTCCTTCTACACGGCCAGCCTGGTGCCTCCCCTGGTGCCGCAGTGGCCCGCCAAG GGTCTCACACAGGAGCCCACACGGCTGCCACAGCCACTCAAGCTGCCAGAACTGAGTGTGGGAACACCCGCTTCTGCCCCCAGCACCCACCCCGTGGGCCACAGCCTCCGGAGCCCAGCACCCTCTGCCAGCCAGAGGGAGCGCCAAGCGCTGCAGGATCTGCTGGAGCTGGCGGGAGAGGGGTTGCCTGCCAGCCCATGCAGCAGGGACCTGGCCGGCTCAGGAGGGGCTGCAG GGATGGACTTGTCACTCGGTGGCCTTCCACTGACTGGGTTTGTCCTGCCAGCCAAGGAGAAGTACCCGGAGGAGGGCGGCCAGGCTTCG CTCGCCCTCGGTTTGCTGGTGGCCGACTTCAGTGCCATGGTCAACAACCCTCACCTGAGCGACATCCAGTTTCAGATAGACAGTGGGGAGGTGCTCTATGCCCACAAGTTTGTGCTCTACGCCCGATGCCCACTTCTCATGCAGCAT ATAAACAGTGAAGCCTTCCTGGCTGAAGAGGATGGTGACCTGAGGCGCCAGCGCGTGCTGCTGCGTGACGTCAGCGCCGAGGCCGCCCAGGCGTTCCTGCATTACCTCTATGCCGCCGACACCGTCCTGACTCCCCAGCTGGCCCCTGACCTGTGCTCTCTGGCCCAGAG GTTTGGGGTGAGTGAGCTTGTTGACCTGTGCGAACAAGTGCCCTTTGTGATGGATGCAGAAGGTGGACAGGGAAAGGAGCAGGAAGACGACGCTGACGGCAGAGTAGAGACTTTCCGAGAGCTCCTGCACTTTGTGTGGCTGGGTGAGGGGGAGGGAGCAGAGGACCTGCTGAAGCCTGAGGGCCGcgaagaagacagagaaaaggtCAACGAGGAGGAGATGGAAGAAATTTATGAATTCGCAGCTACTCAGCGAAAGCTGCTCCAGGGGGAGAAAGCTCCAGAGCCAGAGGGAGAAGCCGACCTGCTTGGGGAGGACGGTCCAGTTTTGGGGGAAATCCTCACAAGTGAACAGGATAAAGAACAGCCAGAAAATGCAGAGCAGGTGGAATCATCCGGGCAAGGAAGAGATGAGACCCCAGCCAAATGGGGAAACACGAGACAGTCCACACTCCTGCCCCCCAGCAACCAGGCTTTGAACGAGGGAGAGAAAGCAGAGGCCCCAGAGGGAGCACTGGCTCCTCCCtgctcctccagccccacccaggGCCGGGCAGAGAGGCAGGAAAGCGCCCCTCTGTGCTCAGCTGATGATGATAACATTCAACAGCCTTTTTCATCACCTCAAGCGGGATACCCTGAACTCTCCCGGGTGACGAGCGATTGGGAAGAAGGAAACAGGACCATCCAAGAAAGGGAGGTAGAGGGCTTCCATCCCCCTGTCCACCAGCAGGCACCCCCCTCACGCTCACGCTTCTTCCCACCACAGCCCCATCAAGGCCGGAGTCCTCGCCAGACACGTCCTCACCCTCGTTGCCCCAGTGACCTGTCCCCACCGATACCCCAGTTACAGGGCACAGCTTCCAGCATGGCCTCCCAGAACTCATCACCGAAGCCAAAGAGAGCCAGGCGCCTTCCCTTATCGTGTGAGGACCCAGGCCAGAAAGACAAGGAATGTAGTTCCACACTGGAACGCAGAGGTAAAGGGGTCCTGATCTTCCCAGAAAAATCTCCACCCATGGATCTAACCCGATCAGGACCTGGCCGCCGGAGCTCCAGGCCTGAGACCTCTTCCTGCAGTGTGAACAGAGAAGATGAGGTGATCCTGTTACTGGATTCAGATGAAGAGCTGGAACTGGAGCAAACCAAAGCAAAGTCATTTCTGAACAGTCCCTTAGAAGACAAGAAAGTTCTGGAAGTCAGCGCCAAGTCCTCTGAACTGTTTTCCATCATCGACCTCGACGCGGAGCAGGAGCCTCCCCAAAGCCCACGAGGAAGCCAGGCCCCGCTGCCGCAGGAGGTGGAGGGGCGGCGGGGGGCCAGCACTGACGACAGCACCTCAGACACCTCGTGGCTCGTGCCCGCCACCCCGCTGGCTGGCGGAAGCTGCGACTGCTCCTCGCAGACCCAGATCACAGGCCTCGGGGCCAGGCCACCAGCAGACCCCCTGGCCCCGCCCAAGCCCAGGGCCCTGTTAGAGAACAGGGACGAACCCGAAGCCACGAGTAAGTTTTCGGTCATTGTACCCCAGATGTCATCCCCACACCTGGGCCCCGCCACTCCTGGAGGCTCTGACGGGAGAAGGCAGGCTTGCAGCAGCCCATCCAGCCCCCGCCGCAGACGCCTCCCATGTGCTTCTCCTCTGGCTCCCCGGCCCATCTTAGGAGGCCTCACCAACCTCCCCGGGCAGCTCCCGAGGTGCCTGCCTCCTGCCCGGAGCCCCGCGGCTCAGGCTCCCGTGAGTGaagtggtggaggtggaggacaGTGAGGACGAGCAGGAGGCAGCCTCCCAACAGGCGAGCAGCAGCGCCCTGCTGGACGGTGACCCCCCCATTCCAGCTGAGGACTGGTGCTGGCACATGGAGCCCCTCTCACCGATCCCCATTGACCACCTGAACCTTGAGCGGACGGGCCCCTTGAGCAccagcagccccagcagcaggGCAGAGGGCGCCCCAGACAGCAGGGACTGCCGCTCCCCGGCACTGCTGGGCACCACCCCCATCCGAGGGAGCTACACTGGCCGGAggaagtctcaagagaagtcttcTGGGGCCGGCTCCCCTGGGAGCCACGGGCAGAGCTTTCTGAACTCAGCTCTGTGGGATGACTGGAACGAAGAAGATCAGAGGTCCTCAGAGGCTCCTCCTCTGCCCCAGACGCCGCGCACAGATGGACCTCAGAGGTCACACAAGTTACAGACGCCAC AAGGTGCTGATCGGAAGAAGAACTTGCCCCCAAAAGTGCCCATAACCCCAATGCCAAGGTACTCCATCATGGAGACTCCAGTGCTGAAGAAAGAGCTGGACAG GTTTGGGGTCCGCCCTCTGCCCAAACGCCAGATGGTCCTGAAACTGAAGGAGATATTCCAGTACACTCAccagactctggagtcagactccGAGGACGAGGGCCAGTCCTCACAGCTGCCCTTGGAGGCTCCCTGCAGCCAGACCTACACCACCCGGACCTCTGAGGCTTCAAGGGCAGCTGGCCACACCCAGCTGGAGGCTCCTCCTGGCCGCGTTCCCCAGAGGTCAAAGGGACCTGCCAAGACCAAGGGCCCCCAACATCACAAGCAGCAGCCTGGTGGCAGCATCTCTACCCTGAGCGTGTCAGCAGCCAAGGAGGAGCCTTTGGACCCTGGTGGGGACGCCCAGCTCCCGGCCTCGCAGGAGTCCACGGCCACCCCTGTGGACAGCGGGGACAGCTGCTGCAGCTCACAGAG CTCATTCTGTGAGTTTGGAGCGGCCttggagtctgtgggagaagAGGAGGCGGGCGAGGAGGTGGTCAGCGCCTCACAGGTGGCCGTCCGGGCAGTGGCCACAGAGGAGGCTGTGCGGCGCTATATCCGCTCCCAGCCGGCCCTCTACCGCAAGGTCCTGCTATACCAGCCCCTCGAGCTGGCGCAGCTGCAGGCTGAGCTGAAGCAGCAGGGCATCCACGTGGCCTCGGGGAAGCTGCTGGACTTCCTGGACACCCAGTGCATCACCTTCACCACGGCCGCCACCCGCAAGGAGAAGCTTGCAGCCCGCGGCAAGAGACGGCAGCCCGCGGGCAAGAAGAGGGGCAGAGCCCGCAGGCCCGCCCCTCACTCCCCAGCCCCGGCCGTCAGCAGCCTGTGA
- the DNASE1 gene encoding deoxyribonuclease-1, which translates to MRGTRLMGLLLALAGLLQLGLSLKIAAFNIRTFGETKMSNATLASYIVRIVRRYDIILIQEVRDSHLVAVGKLLDDLNQDDPNTYHYVVSEPLGRNSYKERYLFLFRPNKVSVLDTYQYDDGCESCGNDSFSREPTVVKFSSPSTKVKEFAIVALHSAPSDAVAEINSLYDVYLDVQQKWDLNDVMLMGDFNADCSYVTSSQWSSIRLRTSSTFQWLIPDSADTTATSTNCAYDRIVVAGSRLQSSVVPGSAAPFDFQAAYRLSNEMALAISDHYPVEVTLT; encoded by the exons ATGAGGGGCACCAGGCTGATGGGGCTGCTGCTCGCCCTCGCTGGTCTGCTGCAGCTGGGCTTGTCCCTGAAGATAGCAGCCTTCAACATCCGCACCTTTGGGGAGACCAAGATGTCCAACGCTACGCTTGCCAGCTACATTGTGCGG ATCGTGCGTCGTTATGATATCATCCTCATCCAGGAGGTCAGAGACAGCCACCTGGTGGCCGTGGGGAAGCTCCTGGACGATCTCAACCA GGATGACCCAAATACCTACCACTACGTGGTCAGTGAGCCACTGGGCCGCAACAGCTACAAGGAGCGCTACCTCTTTCTGTTCAG ACCCAACAAGGTGTCTGTGCTGGACACCTACCAGTACGACGACGGTTGCGAGTCCtgcgggaacgacagcttcagccGGGAGCCCACTGTGGTCAAGTTCTCATCCCCCTCCACCA AGGTCAAGGAATTTGCCATTGTTGCCCTGCACTCGGCCCCATCGGACGCAGTGGCTGAGATTAATTCTCTCTATGACGTCTACCTGGATGTCCAGCAGAAGTGGGACTTGAAC GATGTCATGTTGATGGGCGATTTCAACGCTGACTGCAGCTACGTGACCTCCTCGCAGTGGTCATCCATCCGCCTGCGCACGAGCTCCACCTTCCAGTGGCTGATTCCTGACAGTGCCGACACCACGGCTACGTCTACGAACTGCGCCTATGACAG GATCGTGGTCGCAGGGTCTCGGCTCCAGAGTTCTGTGGTTCCTGGCTCAGCCGCTCCCTTTGACTTCCAAGCTGCATACAGACTGAGCAATGAGATG GCCCTGGCCATCAGTGACCATTACCCGGTGGAGGTGACGCTGACATAA